A genomic window from Nocardioides sp. BP30 includes:
- a CDS encoding pyridoxal-phosphate-dependent aminotransferase family protein, whose amino-acid sequence MTIPAPLSMPPRLLMGPGPITVDPRVLQAMSVQMVGQFDPAMTAAMSEVMALYRTVFATANEQTLLVDGTARAGIEAALVSLITPGDRVLVPILGRFGHLLAEIAGRCGAKVHTVEVAWGEVVPLEMLEEALRTVRPALVAAVQGDTSTTMCQPLAELGTLCHRYDALLYVDATASLGGNPFETDAWAIDAATAGLQKCLGGPPGGAPITLSGDAVARILARRHVEAGIREGDDVDSGVRIGSNYLDLAQIMDYWGPRRLNHHTEATSMLYAARECARLLVAEGMDAVIARHALHGRAMLAGVEGLGLRVFGDRAHKMTNVVAVHIPDGADGDAVRSGLLADFGIEIGTSFGPLHGKVWRIGTMGYNARKDAVLLTLAALEQVLRSAGVAVLGGGGVGAAREVYQEAAL is encoded by the coding sequence ATGACCATCCCCGCGCCGTTGTCGATGCCGCCCCGGCTGCTGATGGGACCCGGCCCGATCACCGTCGACCCGCGCGTGCTGCAGGCGATGTCGGTGCAGATGGTCGGCCAGTTCGACCCGGCGATGACGGCGGCGATGAGCGAGGTGATGGCGCTCTACCGCACCGTCTTCGCCACCGCGAACGAGCAGACCCTCCTGGTCGACGGGACCGCCCGTGCCGGCATCGAGGCAGCGCTGGTCTCCCTCATCACGCCCGGAGACCGCGTCCTGGTCCCCATCCTCGGGCGCTTCGGGCACCTGCTCGCCGAGATCGCTGGACGCTGTGGCGCCAAAGTGCACACCGTGGAGGTGGCGTGGGGCGAGGTGGTCCCGCTGGAGATGCTGGAGGAGGCGCTGCGGACGGTCCGTCCGGCGCTGGTCGCCGCTGTCCAGGGCGACACCTCGACCACGATGTGCCAGCCGCTCGCCGAGCTCGGCACGCTGTGCCACCGCTACGACGCCCTGCTGTACGTGGACGCCACCGCCTCGCTCGGCGGCAACCCCTTCGAGACCGACGCCTGGGCGATCGACGCCGCCACCGCGGGGCTGCAGAAGTGTCTGGGCGGTCCTCCCGGTGGCGCGCCGATCACGCTGTCCGGCGACGCGGTGGCGAGGATCCTGGCGCGCCGGCACGTGGAGGCCGGCATCCGGGAGGGCGACGACGTCGACTCCGGCGTACGGATCGGGTCGAACTACCTCGACCTCGCCCAGATCATGGACTACTGGGGCCCGCGCCGGCTCAACCACCACACCGAGGCCACCTCGATGCTCTACGCGGCGCGGGAGTGCGCGCGGCTGCTCGTCGCCGAGGGGATGGACGCGGTGATCGCGCGGCACGCCCTGCACGGCCGCGCGATGCTGGCCGGTGTGGAGGGGCTGGGGCTGCGCGTCTTCGGGGATCGGGCCCACAAGATGACCAACGTCGTCGCCGTGCACATCCCCGACGGCGCCGACGGGGACGCGGTCCGCAGCGGACTGCTCGCCGACTTCGGCATCGAGATCGGCACCTCGTTCGGACCGCTGCACGGCAAGGTCTGGCGGATCGGGACGATGGGCTACAACGCCCGCAAGGACGCGGTCCTGCTCACCCTCGCCGCGCTCGAGCAGGTGCTCCGCTCGGCGGGTGTCGCGGTGCTCGGCGGCGGCGGTGTCGGAGCGGCCCGCGAGGTCTACCAGGAGGCAGCGCTGTGA
- the allB gene encoding allantoinase AllB — translation MRIDAVRGGRVLIGDEFVPATLRLHHGLIEEIGPLETHVDGLVLEVPDTAYVVPGIVDTHVHINEPGRTHWEGFRSATEAAALGGATTLVDMPLNSVPPTTTLAGLRAKHEAAAGQLMVDVGFWGGAIPGNLDDLEPLWEAGVFGFKCFLAPSGVDEFPPLDPAGFSAALAEIGRLEALMIVHAEDARILEQHAPSAGSRAYADFLLSRPDDAELAAIRQVIDGARETGARVHILHLSSARALDLIKAAKDEGLRLTVETCPHYLCFDSEHIPDASPQFKCCPPIRDAGNREELWQALRAGVIDTVVSDHSPATAEEKGRGDGDLNQAWGGVSGLQVGFSAVAFEARRRNIGLAQVSRWMSRNTADQVGLVRKGRIEVGADADLAVYDSGVEFRVEATRLAHRNPISAYDGLRYGGRITRSVVRGDAIDVERPDHAWGRQLRRTS, via the coding sequence ATGAGGATCGACGCCGTCCGTGGCGGCCGGGTGCTGATCGGGGACGAGTTCGTCCCGGCGACGCTGCGCCTCCACCACGGCCTGATCGAGGAGATCGGCCCGCTGGAGACACACGTCGACGGGCTGGTCCTGGAGGTCCCCGACACGGCGTACGTCGTGCCCGGCATCGTCGACACCCACGTGCACATCAACGAGCCGGGACGCACCCACTGGGAGGGCTTCCGCAGCGCGACCGAGGCGGCGGCGCTCGGCGGCGCGACGACGCTGGTCGACATGCCGCTGAACTCGGTGCCGCCGACCACCACGCTCGCCGGACTCCGCGCCAAGCACGAGGCCGCGGCCGGGCAGCTGATGGTCGACGTCGGCTTCTGGGGCGGTGCCATCCCCGGCAACCTCGACGACCTGGAGCCCCTGTGGGAGGCGGGCGTCTTCGGGTTCAAGTGCTTCCTGGCGCCCTCGGGCGTGGACGAGTTCCCGCCGCTGGACCCGGCCGGCTTCAGCGCCGCCCTCGCCGAGATCGGCAGGCTCGAGGCACTGATGATCGTGCATGCGGAGGACGCCCGCATCCTGGAGCAGCACGCGCCGAGCGCCGGCAGCCGCGCGTACGCCGACTTCCTGCTCAGCCGCCCCGACGACGCCGAGCTGGCCGCGATCCGCCAGGTGATCGACGGGGCCCGTGAGACCGGTGCGCGCGTCCACATCCTGCACCTGTCCTCGGCGCGCGCGCTGGACCTGATCAAGGCCGCCAAGGACGAGGGGCTGCGGCTGACGGTGGAGACCTGCCCGCACTACCTGTGCTTCGACAGCGAGCACATCCCGGACGCCTCCCCGCAGTTCAAGTGCTGTCCGCCGATCCGCGACGCCGGCAACCGCGAGGAGCTCTGGCAGGCGCTGCGCGCAGGCGTCATCGACACCGTCGTCAGCGACCACTCGCCCGCGACCGCCGAGGAGAAGGGCCGCGGCGACGGCGACCTCAACCAGGCCTGGGGCGGTGTCTCGGGCCTGCAGGTCGGCTTCAGTGCGGTGGCCTTCGAGGCGCGCCGTCGCAACATCGGGCTCGCCCAGGTCAGCCGATGGATGTCACGCAACACCGCCGACCAGGTCGGCCTGGTGCGCAAGGGCCGCATCGAGGTCGGCGCCGATGCCGACCTGGCCGTCTACGACAGCGGGGTGGAGTTCCGCGTCGAGGCCACCCGGCTGGCGCACCGCAACCCGATCTCGGCGTACGACGGACTGCGCTACGGCGGCCGGATCACGCGCTCGGTCGTGCGCGGCGACGCCATCGACGTCGAGCGTCCCGACCACGCCTGGGGACGCCAGCTCAGGAGGACCTCATGA